From the Mycobacterium sp. DL592 genome, the window GATCGACAGCACCGGCAGAATCGACACCGCCGGCGACCACCTGGCCCGGTTCCTCGACTATCTGCACACCGACAAGGGCGTCGACGAGGTCGACCTGGTCGGCCATTCGATGGGCGGGCTCTACGCCCGCGCGGCCATCCGGGCACTCACCGCCGCCGGCTCCCCGGTGAGGGTGCGCTCACTGGTCACCATCGGAACACCTTGGCAGGGCTCGTATCTGGCCGACTACGCCGAAGGAGCGGTGCCACTGACGGCGTGTGCCGGTGACCAGTTCTGCGAGAGCCAGATGCGCGGGTATGTCAAGGACGTCGCGCAGGTGTACCCGTCAGGCTCGGCGCACCAGCTCGACGCGGGATTCCTCAAGGGCTGGAACGACTCTCACGTCGGCGCGCTCGACGCCATCCCCGTCACCCTGATCGGCGGCAGCCGGTTCGCCAGGCCCGGCGATCCCGCGGTGTGGCCCAACGACGGCATCGTCGCCCTGCGCAGCGCGCTGGCCGTCGACGTCAGCGACAGGGTCCTGCCGCACCGGCGCTGCTACACCGTCGACGACACCCACAGCGACTACGTCTCGATGGTCAGCAACCTGCCCAGACAGACCGCGCTGACGTGGGACCCGCGGGTGCTCGATGCCGTCCGCGCCGCGATCGAGCACAGCAGCCTCGACGGGCCGAACCGCACAGATTGCCCGGCTTAACCGAATTCGACTGTCACCGGGGCGTGGTCGGACCACCGCAACGCGTACGCCGCGGGCTTCTCCACCCGCGCGGCAACTGTCCGGGCAGCCAGGGATTCGCTGGCCAAGTGGTAGTCGATACGCCAGCCCGCGTCGTTGTCGAACGCCTTGCCCCGCCACGACCACCAGCTGTACGGCCCGGGCACGTCGGGGTTCAGCCGGCGCATCACGTCCACCCAGCCCGACTCCATGACCTCGGTGAGCCACTGCCGCTCGCCGGGCAAGAAGCCCGCCTTCTTCACGTTGGCCTTCCATGCCTTG encodes:
- a CDS encoding alpha/beta fold hydrolase, coding for MRRLLAAAACLLLVSGCSNDGTPAHDSTARAVVVVSGLASDSPFTTTQSACADGLPAGSADSAIRDDLVSAGKAVFTAPAYPGPGQVRDQSGFGAFGQCPAPLPDTMTIDSTGRIDTAGDHLARFLDYLHTDKGVDEVDLVGHSMGGLYARAAIRALTAAGSPVRVRSLVTIGTPWQGSYLADYAEGAVPLTACAGDQFCESQMRGYVKDVAQVYPSGSAHQLDAGFLKGWNDSHVGALDAIPVTLIGGSRFARPGDPAVWPNDGIVALRSALAVDVSDRVLPHRRCYTVDDTHSDYVSMVSNLPRQTALTWDPRVLDAVRAAIEHSSLDGPNRTDCPA